One window of Quercus robur chromosome 12, dhQueRobu3.1, whole genome shotgun sequence genomic DNA carries:
- the LOC126709154 gene encoding expansin-like B1: MGFALKNQVFLLCVMVLLLAVRCYSEDTFTRSRATYYGSPDCYGTPSGACGFREFGRTVNDGSVAGVSRLFRNGTGCGACYQVRCTTPQYCADEGVNIVVTDYGEGDKTDFILSPRAYAKLARPNVVLQLFSYGVVDIEYRRISCKYSGYNLMFKVHESSNYPRYLAIVLLYVAGQNDITAVEFWQEDCQQWRAMRRAYGAVWDLASPPSGPIKLRFQVSGSSGIKWVESKNALPSDWEAGAAYDSYIQLT, encoded by the exons ATGGGATTTGCACTTAAAAACCAAGTCTTTCTTCTTTGTGTCATGGTACTCTTGCTTGCAGTACGGTGTTACTCTGAAGACACTTTTACCCGCTCAAGAGCAACCTATTATGGTAGCCCTGATTGCTATGGGACTCCAA GTGGAGCTTGTGGCTTTCGCGAGTTTGGAAGGACTGTTAATGATGGCAGCGTGGCTGGAGTGTCTAGGCTGTTTAGGAATGGAACTGGTTGTGGTGCATGCTATCAG GTTAGGTGCACAACACCACAATATTGCGCTGATGAAGGGGTGAACATAGTGGTGACTGACTATGGTGAAGGAGACAAAACTGACTTCATCCTCAGCCCAAGAGCCTATGCAAAGTTGGCACGTCCCAACGTTGTTTTGCAGTTGTTTTCTTACGGTGTGGTCGATATAGAATACCGAAGGATTTCATGCAAATACTCTGGTTACAACCTCATGTTTAAGGTCCATGAGAGTAGCAATTATCCTCGCTACCTAGCTATAGTACTATTATACGTTGCTGGACAAAACGACATCACTGCCGTTGAATTTTGGCAG GAGGATTGTCAACAATGGAGGGCCATGCGTAGGGCCTACGGGGCAGTGTGGGACTTGGCTAGCCCGCCAAGTGGTCCAATCAAATTGAGGTTCCAAGTGAGTGGCAGCTCGGGTATAAAGTGGGTTGAGTCAAAAAATGCTCTGCCTAGTGATTGGGAGGCTGGGGCTGCTTATGACTCATACATTCAGCTCACTTGA